In Camelus bactrianus isolate YW-2024 breed Bactrian camel chromosome 18, ASM4877302v1, whole genome shotgun sequence, one DNA window encodes the following:
- the LOC105082842 gene encoding sulfotransferase 1A1 yields the protein MELMQDTPRLPLEYVKGIPLIKYFAEALGPLQNFQARPDDLLISTYPKSGTTWVSQILDLIYQGGDLKKCQRAPIFIRVPFLEFKVPGVPTGLEVLNDTPAPRLLKTHLPLALLPQTLLDQKVKMVYVARNAKDVAVSYYHFYRMAKVHPDPGTWEDFLEKFMAGEVSYGSWYQHVQEWWELSHTHPVLYLFYEDIQENPKREIQKILEFLGRSLPDETVDHIIQHTSFKEMKKNTMANYTTIPTEVMDHNISAFMRKGIAGDWKTMFTVAQNECFEADYAKKMAGCNLHFRSEL from the exons ATGGAGCTGATGCAGGACACCCCCCGCCTGCCACTGGAGTATGTGAAGGGGATCCCTCTCATCAAGTACTTCGCAGAAGCACTGGGGCCACTGCAGAACTTCCAAGCCCGGCCTGATGACCTGCTCATCAGCACCTACCCCAAATCAG GTACCACCTGGGTGAGCCAGATCCTGGACCTGATCTACCAGGGTGGTGACCTGAAGAAGTGTCAGAGAGCCCCCATCTTCATCCGGGTGCCCTTCCTTGAGTTCAAGGTCCCTGGGGTGCCCACAG GTCTTGAGGTTCTGAACGATACACCAGCCCCACGGCTCCTCAAGACACACTTGCCCCTGGCCCTGCTTCCCCAGACCCTGCTGGATCAGAAGGTCAAG ATGGTCTATGTCGCCCGCAACGCAAAGGATGTGGCTGTCTCCTACTACCACTTCTACCGCATGGCCAAGGTGCATCCTGACCCTGGCAcctgggaagacttcctggagaagTTCATGGCTGGGGAAG TGTCCTACGGGTCCTGGTACCAGCACGTGCAGGAGTGGTGGGAGCTCAGTCACACCCACCCTGTTCTCTACCTCTTCTACGAGGACATACAGGAG AACCCCAAAAGGGAGATCCAAAAGATCCTGGAGTTTCTGGGGCGCTCCCTGCCAGATGAGACTGTGGATCACATCATCCAGCATACGTCTTTTAAGGAGATGAAGAAGAACACCATGGCCAACTACACCACTATACCCACTGAGGTCATGGACCACAACATCTCCGCCTTCATGAGGAAAG GCATTGCTGGGGACTGGAAAACCATGTTCACCGTGGCCCAGAATGAGTGCTTTGAAGCCGACTATGCCAAGAAGATGGCAGGCTGCAACCTCCACTTCCGCTCGGAGCTGTGA